The Lathyrus oleraceus cultivar Zhongwan6 chromosome 5, CAAS_Psat_ZW6_1.0, whole genome shotgun sequence genome includes the window TCACTAAGACCGACGAAATGGCCAACTCCTGAAGAAACTTATCAAGTTGAGCTTCTTAAACATAAAGTAAAGCTTCCACATCATAGAGAGATTGAGGCTCATGAGCATCATACATTTGCATCACAAATGAATTGAATTCCTCAGGGAAACCATTGAGAATGGAGTCAATTTGATCTTATTCTGAAATCATATCTCTAACTGCAAGCAACAAATTCACAATAGCTTTGACGCGTAAAACAAATTCAATGATGGAACTCTAACCTTTCTTGATGGATTTCAGTTCAACATGTAGTTGACGAACATGAGCTTTCATGTTTGCATTAAAGTACTTGTGAGTTCTATTGCAAACTTCAAAGGCATGCTTGCACGAGAGAACGCGTGGAAGAACTGATTCAGAGATAGTAGAGAGAAACCAGATGAAGATAACTTGATCTTGAACGATTCATTTTTCATATTCATCAGACACTTTGCCATCAACTTGATCTTGTGCATTCTTAAACTTCAATAGAATGCGAGGATTCAAGATAAATTTATGCACTCTTTGAGCAAGAATAACACCCTTGACTTGTTGATTCCAGAGCCAGTAATTATTCTTCTGCAATTCGATCAAGAGTTTCATACTAAATGGTGTGAAGAAGAAGAATCAGACGCATATAACACCGAGTGGTGCACGATGAAGGGTGAAACACGCTATCTACTGGCGAAGTCATGGCAACGATTGAGGATTCTTCCATAGCGACCCAAGGAAGAAGATGACGAAGAGTGTGAGAATTCAATTTAATAACAAAATTTAATAGAGAAGTTAGAAAGAGCGGAAGGGACCAATTCGACAATTAAGATCATAATAAAATATGAATAAGTCTTCTTCAATCTAAAGACTACCATAACCACCTATATATAGAAATTGATGCATAATTGATAATTAGTTACACTTATCCATGATTTTCTCATAATCACATACATTCATGCACATGCTAATAATGATATGCATGATACTTGCACCCTAAGCTATTCTCCTAATATAAAATAATTTCATGTTTAGTATAATTTCTAAAATTATATAATATAAAGGACATTATCAATTTAATAAAAAAGAATAGTATTGTAATAAAATATTGAGTTAAAGGGCATAGCATTTATTTTGGTACCCTTTGTGGAGAGAAACAAAAtggttgaaaaagaaaagaagagTGACTCATCTAATATATTTAATACAATGTGAGATCATTATCTAATTCCAGAACGTATCAAATCAAATCATCTAAAATcacaaaaatagaaaaatataattaagTTCAGTAATTGTAAAGATATTCATAAAGAGATGTACTTTTACTATTGCTTCACAATAAAGGAAACTAGAATACCATGTGAGATCAGTAGTTAGTACCGGTACGTATCAAATCAAATCATCTAAAATCACAAAAATAGAATAATATAATTAAGTTCATTAATTGTAAAGATATTCATAAAGAGATGTACTTTTACTATTGCTTCATAATAGAGGAGACTGGAAAAGTGCTGGGAACCATGATATATACCATATGCCATAGGCGGCCTATGATAGGCCATAGCCATATGAATAACATAAACAAAATATTCCAATAGAGCCTTCCTATTCATATACCAAAATTTACACCTAAAATTTACATCAAACacaatattttttttttaaataaaaaaaaatatttataaaaaaaaattgtatttttaaaatcatttttataatacaaatataaaatttattattaactattttattattttattaattataaaatatagattattaaccaattttattattgtattaatcataaaatataaattattttatattttaattttagaatttggttaatattatatattttattggTTAATGAAATGGTAAAGTTAATTAATAAATTATAAGTAAAATATATGattaataatttatatttttatggttaatataataataaaattggttaatgatatattttatatttttgttataaaaataattttaaaaataaaaatattttttataaatattattttttttatttaataaaaaaataaaaaacactGTTTTACTATATAAAAACAGTATTTGATTTAGTATTTGATTTATGGTTTGGTGAAGGAATAACATTATCCATTCCAATAAGATTCTAGTTTGACTATTTTCTACTATGACTGATCAAAGGGTGCTTTTGGAAGATATTGAAGTGCTAGTTGGAAGATATTGAAGTGCTAGAAGTCATGGATGATTTTAGTTATGTGAACGTGAGTCCTAGTCTTAGCTTTCACTATTCACAAGTTGGTAATGGTATGTTTTGGCTTATTCCATTAATTTGTGGGTCCAATCCAATCAGAGAGAAAAATAGGACATACTTGTAGTATTATTGTCTTTCTCTTTCTTGGTTTATCAGTTGGGAATCATGAGAAGGAACAAAGCGGGAATATTCTACCTATATACCATCTTTTTGTCACATATATACCAAAATACCACACTTTCAAAAATATATACCAAAATACCATCTTTTCACAAATTTTCAACACACAGCCGCCAATCCATTGGGCGGTTGAGTGTAAATCATGAAGGGACCGCCAATCCATTGGGCGGTTGAGTGTAAAACATGAAGGGACCGCCCATCCATTGGGCGGTTGAGTTTAAAACGAATTTTTTTTTTCCAAAACTGAAATATgttaatatttattattattacattattaattaaattattattgattttgtattaatgattttgatttttcagtaatcaacattattattaaaattaattattattaataattttggaaaattaattattattaataaatttTGTAGATAAAATAATTGTTTAATTTATAACAAATATGATATATGTTACAATTAATATTGATTTAATATAAATTTctattattaataaatattatacataataattttttttagtaaaataaaatattattaataagTTGGGTAGATAAAATGTTtgtttaaattaaaataaatataatataatttataattaattttgaTTTAGTATAACTTTCTATTATTAATAAATATTGTATAAACTTATAAAAACTTATAAGAAATATTAATTTAGTAAAATTATAAGAAATATTAATTTAGTAAAATTATTTCTTATAAATTAAAGTTGTAGgtaataaatatttatttataaatattaataagTAAATTGCATATAAATTAGAAAAAACGATAAAAATAAATATAAGGAATTTTTATTTATTGATATAATAAACAAGAAAATTACAATGAACCCCACTTAACCATGATTTTGACCGGGACGTGGTAAGCGGTGACCAGTTCCACATGAAGGAGCAAAACCTAATCGAGTAGACCTTCTTTGTGGAACTCGAGATCGGTAGTAGCTCCGGCGTTGGGACATCGAGATCGGTTGTGACCATGAAGACGACATAAGGTGCATTTTCTCTCCAACGTATCATTTGTGTCCATTTCCGTTCTTATACGCCTGCTTACTGGGCGACCTTTCTTGTTCCTTCTCATGCTAGGGTTATGGCATAGTAGATCTCCTTCAAAAACGGGCCAATATGCATCGTATGGCAGCACTGGGAAACTATTACTATTGACTTGACCTTTCTTGTCAATCATGAATTTTCAGGTCTTGATTCTATTGATTTGTACATCAAATTCCAACCCAGTCAACAAACTGAGGAAGTAAACGCTCCAAGCGATGACGAAGACGCCAATGATCCACATGTCAATGATCCACAAATACCATCTATAATACCCATTGAAGATGTCGAAGAAGACGACGTCGAGGATGAAAACGAGGCACAGGCCGATCATTACTTTACCTCTTTGTTTGAAGAAGGTGAATGCGACCATGTTGAACAAGAAGTCGAAAATGCCATTCCAATTAACCAAGTATTTTGTCCGCCTCCGCACATGACAACTTTGGGCGTGAGCTCTGGCCAAACATCACTTGAATGGCCATGCATTCCCCGTATTCCGAAAGAAGGTGACATTGATGTGGGTAACAAATTTAAGAACAAAGTTGATTGTGTGTTTGCCATTAAAAATTACCACATGACACATTGCCTAGACTATAGGGTGAATATCTCGGATAAGAAAAGGTATCAAATAAGTTGTAGTAACGATTTGTGCAAGTTTCGTCTGGTGGCATCATATCAGAAAAGGAGTGATTTATGGGAGATTGGTATCATGACCCCGCCGCATAGTTGTTCATCAACTATCCTTAACCAGGACCATCGGAAATTGAGCTCGCAGTTGATGTCTCAAAGCTTACTGCCTCTTGTGGACAAAGATCCTTCAACAAAGGTGAGCATTTGTATAAAACATATTGTTTCGATATTCAAATTCACACCATCATATAGGAAAGCATGGATTGCTAGGAATAAAGCAATCGAGCAAGTCTACGGTAATTGGGAGAATTCATACAATGAACTTCCACGTTACTTGTTAGCACTCCAGAAGTTTGTTCCTGGTATGGTGGTAGAAATGCAAGCACTTCCTATATATACAAATGACGACACCATTGTTGCTGGTCAAGTAATGTTCCACCGATTATTTTGGGCATTCCAACCATGCATAAGAGGGTTTGCATATTGTAAACCTCTACTACAAATTGATGGCACCTGGTTATACGGGAAGTACAAGGGGACCCTAttgatggcagtggcacaagatgggaatAGTAACATTTTCCCTGTTGCTTTTGCACTTGTTGAAGGTGAGACAGCTGAAGGTTGGGGGTTCTTTCTAAAGAACTTGCGAAGGCATGTTGCTCCTCAGCCTGACTTGTGTTTGATATCGGACAGACATGCCTCGATTGAAAGTGCTTACAATAATCCAGACAACGGTTGGCAAGATCCACCTTCTGTCCATGTATAttgtatcagacacattgcacaaaacttcatgcggGAAATCAAGGATAGAAACCTCCGTAAAAAGGTTATTAATATGGGTAAGTCAACATTTTCTACTTGTGTGTCTTACTCAATATAATATTATAACATTAACGCTATTTCTTGATAAACTGTAGGTTATGCTTTAAACCGACCCACGTTTAATTATTACCGAGATGAAATTGCCTCCACTAACGTTGTTGCGCTAAGGTGGGTAGACAACATTCCGACACAAAAATGGACGAGGGCATTTGACGAGGGTCGGCGCTGGGGTCATATGACAACAAACCTCGTCGAGTCAATGAACTCAGTTTTTAAAGGCACCCGCAATCTACCCATTACAGCATTGGTGAGTGCCACATATTATAGGACGGCAACGTTGTTCGCTGAAAGGGGTGCACAATGGAGTGCAGTGTTGAACTCTGGCCAACTATTTACAGAAAAACTGCATGAAGGTGATGAAGGAAGAAACACTAAAGTCCAACACACATCAGGTGTCAATTTTTGACTACCAGCATCACACTTTTAGTGTAAAAGAGACAATGGACCATGGTGAGGGGAAGCCTATGGGACGTTACAAGGTCAACCTACAAGGTGGTTGGTGTGATTGCGGAAAGTTTCAAGCTTTTCGTGTTCCTTGTTCACATGTTATCGCTGCGTGTTCCAAGATACGCCATGACGCATACGGTCTTCTGTCCACCGTTTACAAGGTTTCAAACCTTTTTGGGGTTTACAGTAATAGTTTCCCAGTGCTGCCATACGATGCATATTGGCCCGTTTTTGAAGGAGATCTACTATGCCATAACCCTAGCATGAGAAGGAACAAGAAAGGTCGCCCAGTAAGCAGGCGTATAAGAACGGAAATGGACACAAATGATACGTTGGAGAGAAAATGCACCTTATGTCGTCTTCATGGTCACAACCGATCTCGATGTCCCAACGCCGGAGCTACTACCGATCTCGAGTTCCACAAAGAAGGTCTACTCGATTAGGTTTTGCTCCTTCATGTGGAACTGGTCACCGCTTACCACGTCCCGGTCAAAATCATGGTTAAGTGGGGTTCATTGTAATTTTCTTGTTATTATatcaataaataaaaaattccttatatttatttttatcgttttttctaatttatatgcaatttacttatttatatatttataaataaatacTTATTACCTACAACTTTAATTTATAAGAAATAATTTTACTAAATTAATATTTCTTATAATTTTACTAAATTAATATTTCTTATAAGTTTTTATAAGTTTATACAATATTTATTAATAATAGAAAGTTATACTAAAtcaaaattaattataaattatattatatttattttaatttaaacaAACATTTTATCTACCCAActtattaataatattttattttactaaaaaaaattattatgtataatatttattaataatagAAATTTATATTAAATCAATATTAATTGTAACATATATCATATTTGTTATAAATTAAACAATTATTTTATCTACAaaatttattaataataattaattttccaaaattattaataataattaattttaataataatgttgattactgaaaaatcaaaatcattaatacaaaatcaataataatttaattaataatgtaataataataaatattaacATATTTCAGTTTTGGAAAAAAAAAATCGTTTTACACTCAACCGCCCAATGGATGGGCGGTCCCTTCATGTTTTACACTCAACCGCCCAATGGATTGGCGGCTGTGTGTTGAAAATTTGTGAAAAGATGGTATTTTGGTATATATTTTTGAAAGTGTGGTATTTTGGTATATATGTGACAAAAAGATGGTATATAGGTAGAATATTCACAAAGCGGCGTTATTGATATTTGAAGAGAAAAAAGTGGTTAGTAAGTTTGGAAACCGCATATAATAGAAACATGTTATACGATAATGacatgatatatatatatatatatatatatatatatatatatatatatatatatattatatatatataatatatatatatatatataatatatatatatatatatatatatatatatatatatatatatatatatatatatatatatattatatattatatatatatatatatatatattatatatatatctatatatatatatatatatatacatacgATATCTACATTTCTAAGGGAATATCCAACCGTTGATTttataatttttctttgttgttGATCCGATTTAATCACTTTCGCCTATAAATAAGGATGGTTGAGCACAAAGGAAATTTTTCGCAATCTTTGAAAGGAAATTTTTCGCAATCTTTGAAATTCACTTTCTATTTACAAGGGTTTGTTATATGCAAGTGTTTTTCTCTCTTTCCTCGTGAAAGTATTTATTGCAACAATTGCAATTCTCCGCTCAAAGCTTTTGTCCTTTTCCATTATTTTTGTTTTATCAACTTCGTCTGACCAGGTATCCTTCTCAACTCAAACttttactttcatcattttcTGTTCTTTGGTCAAGATGGGGGATATCTCTATTCACATAGTTAGTGATTATGAGTGTGGTGTATCTTTTATCGTAAGAATGAGAACCTCTTATGATTTAAATTCCTCTCCCATTGGTGATGATCGCATGTGACACAAAGTTATATCCTTTACCGATTATTATGATTTGAAAAGGGTATTTGGGAAATCCCTTGATGACAGGGCTTATTTCCTAAATTCTT containing:
- the LOC127079941 gene encoding uncharacterized protein LOC127079941, whose translation is MDDFSYVNVSPSLSFHYSQVGNGLDSIDLYIKFQPSQQTEEVNAPSDDEDANDPHVNDPQIPSIIPIEDVEEDDVEDENEAQADHYFTSLFEEGECDHVEQEVENAIPINQVFCPPPHMTTLGVSSGQTSLEWPCIPRIPKEGDIDVGNKFKNKVDCVFAIKNYHMTHCLDYRVNISDKKRYQISCSNDLCKFRLVASYQKRSDLWEIGIMTPPHSCSSTILNQDHRKLSSQLMSQSLLPLVDKDPSTKVSICIKHIVSIFKFTPSYRKAWIARNKAIEQVYGNWENSYNELPRYLLALQKFVPGMVVEMQALPIYTNDDTIVAGQVMFHRLFWAFQPCIRGFAYCKPLLQIDGTWLYGKYKGTLLMAVAQDGNSNIFPVAFALVEGETAEGWGFFLKNLRRHVAPQPDLCLISDRHASIESAYNNPDNGWQDPPSVHVYCIRHIAQNFMREIKDRNLRKKVINMGYALNRPTFNYYRDEIASTNVVALRWVDNIPTQKWTRAFDEGRRWGHMTTNLVESMNSVFKGTRNLPITALKNCMKVMKEETLKSNTHQVSIFDYQHHTFSVKETMDHGEGKPMGRYKVNLQGGWCDCGKFQAFRVPCSHVIAACSKIRHDAYGLLSTVYKVSNLFGVYSNSFPVLPYDAYWPVFEGDLLCHNPSMRRNKKGRPVSRRIRTEMDTNDTLERKCTLCRLHGHNRSRCPNAGATTDLEFHKEGLLD